One window from the genome of Gimesia aquarii encodes:
- a CDS encoding ATP-dependent helicase, protein MNSFDRGGARMSDIPAELENLFKQLNPEQQAAACHESGPLLIIAGAGTGKTTTLSHRVAYLIAQGVDPSRILLLTFSRRAANEMIRRVDALLRTLGDGRERSSSARSRSIWGGTFHSTAARLLRRYGQAINLPDDFTIIDRSDAEDLMSAIRSEMELGNNGKKFPRKGTLVEIYSRCVNTCLKLEPILERHYPWCLEHVDDLKKLFQAFVDRKEKQNILDYDDLLLFWHALGADPAGGKLLRGQFEAILVDEYQDTNVLQSGILKNLSPDGNGLTVVGDDAQSIYSFRAATVRNILDFPEEYPGTTVVTLEENYRSTQPILQATNQIIDEAHERFEKNLWSAKIAGEAPYIIDCSDNNEQADFVVQQVLEHREAGMPLHQQAVLFRASHHSLSLEVELARRNIAYHKYGGLKFIETAHVKDLMAYLRLAENPRDAVSGLRVLTLLPGIGQKKAQQLLNLLADSQFRFDAWSEFKPPAATVEHWPLFVRLMKNLSSPQSEKRGISAEVHQVRTFYAPLLDQQYDNATSRQRDLEQLEQVASRFSSRMSFLEEITLDPPSSTQDVTAASGQDDDDFLVLSTIHSSKGLEWDAVYVLQAADGSIPSEMSLESNDEIDEERRLFYVALTRAKNWLYVCFPHRQYFQNRRWNQAHSYAQLTRFISSKTIPLFQRRPAFNAEDLDTPEDAQIETTAEDIRKNIRNMWSA, encoded by the coding sequence ATGAATTCTTTCGACCGCGGTGGGGCACGGATGTCAGACATTCCAGCAGAACTTGAAAACCTGTTTAAACAGCTCAATCCAGAACAGCAGGCAGCCGCCTGTCACGAGTCTGGTCCACTGCTGATTATTGCGGGGGCTGGTACAGGCAAAACGACGACACTGTCACACCGTGTTGCTTATCTCATTGCGCAAGGCGTCGATCCCAGTCGTATCTTGCTGCTTACATTCTCGCGGCGGGCTGCAAATGAAATGATTCGTCGCGTCGATGCGCTACTACGTACGTTAGGTGATGGTCGAGAGAGATCATCCTCTGCACGGTCGCGCAGCATCTGGGGAGGCACATTTCATTCAACGGCCGCCCGGTTGCTGAGACGTTATGGGCAAGCCATCAATCTGCCGGATGACTTTACCATCATTGATCGTAGCGATGCTGAAGATTTAATGAGCGCGATTCGCAGCGAAATGGAGTTGGGCAACAATGGTAAAAAGTTCCCCCGTAAAGGGACACTGGTGGAGATTTACAGCCGTTGTGTAAACACCTGTTTGAAGCTGGAGCCGATTCTAGAACGACATTATCCATGGTGTCTGGAGCATGTGGATGACCTCAAAAAACTGTTTCAGGCGTTTGTGGATCGCAAAGAAAAACAGAACATACTCGATTACGACGATTTACTACTCTTCTGGCATGCACTTGGAGCAGACCCTGCTGGCGGCAAATTGTTACGCGGCCAGTTCGAAGCGATTCTTGTCGACGAGTATCAGGACACAAATGTTTTGCAGTCAGGCATTTTGAAAAACCTGTCACCCGACGGAAACGGTCTGACAGTCGTGGGCGATGATGCACAGTCGATCTATTCCTTCCGGGCGGCAACCGTGCGGAATATTCTCGACTTTCCGGAAGAATATCCCGGTACAACTGTGGTCACGCTCGAAGAAAATTATCGTAGCACACAACCGATTTTGCAGGCGACGAACCAGATTATCGACGAAGCCCATGAGCGGTTTGAGAAAAATCTCTGGTCAGCGAAAATTGCAGGGGAAGCCCCGTATATCATCGACTGCAGTGATAACAATGAGCAAGCTGATTTTGTTGTACAGCAGGTCCTTGAGCACCGAGAAGCTGGAATGCCCCTGCATCAACAGGCGGTTTTGTTTCGAGCTTCGCACCATAGCCTGTCGCTCGAAGTCGAACTGGCGCGACGTAATATTGCCTATCACAAATATGGTGGTTTGAAATTTATTGAAACGGCGCACGTCAAAGATTTAATGGCCTATTTACGACTGGCAGAAAATCCGCGTGATGCCGTTTCCGGACTGCGGGTTTTGACACTCCTGCCTGGTATCGGTCAGAAGAAAGCACAACAATTATTAAATCTGCTGGCGGATTCCCAGTTTCGATTCGATGCGTGGTCAGAATTCAAACCGCCGGCGGCGACTGTCGAGCATTGGCCTTTGTTTGTGCGATTGATGAAAAACCTGTCTTCGCCTCAGTCGGAAAAGCGAGGTATTTCAGCGGAAGTTCATCAGGTGCGTACCTTTTATGCGCCGTTACTGGATCAACAGTATGATAACGCGACATCCCGTCAACGCGATCTGGAACAATTGGAACAGGTTGCCAGCCGCTTCAGCAGTCGCATGAGTTTTCTGGAAGAGATCACCCTTGATCCTCCCAGTTCCACACAGGACGTCACTGCAGCGTCAGGTCAGGACGATGATGATTTTCTTGTTTTGAGTACGATCCACTCTTCGAAAGGGCTGGAGTGGGATGCCGTGTATGTGTTGCAGGCCGCCGATGGCAGCATTCCTTCCGAAATGTCTTTGGAGAGTAATGACGAAATCGATGAAGAGCGTCGGCTGTTTTATGTAGCACTCACGCGGGCGAAGAACTGGCTCTATGTCTGTTTTCCACATCGTCAGTATTTCCAGAACCGTCGCTGGAATCAGGCACACAGTTATGCACAATTGACGCGGTTTATATCCTCGAAGACGATTCCGTTGTTCCAACGTCGACCCGCTTTCAATGCAGAAGATTTGGACACACCAGAGGACGCCCAGATCGAAACGACGGCGGAAGACATTCGCAAGAATATTCGTAATATGTGGTCTGCCTGA
- a CDS encoding sulfatase family protein, with the protein MNRLFFLICLLSCLITVTADAASQKPNVVLIMCDDLGWGDTGFNGNKIIQTPHLDKMAKAGVILKRFYAGAPVCSPTRGSCLTGRNPFRYGIVTANKGHMKAQEFTLAELLKDHGYRTGHFGKWHLGTLTKTVRESNRGGPKNIKDFSPPWQNGFEVCFSTEAKVPTWDPMLKPAGKAPGKGWAAIEEGKPTKPYGTHYWNAAGEIVKDNLRGDDSKIIMDRALPFIESSTKADKPFFCVIWFHTPHLPVVAGPRYRDMYQKYDLYHSNYYGCITAMDEQIGRLRAQLKQLNSAENTMLWFCSDNGPEGNARAPGSAGPFRGRKRDLFEGGIRVPALLEWPAKIRPGTETRFPMVTSDYLPTILAAMELPVQADRPIDGMNLWPVFANKVKHRQQPIGFQFQKNAAWVTDRYKLLRKQQRSKTEYQLFDLLADPAESKDLSKEYPELVARYQTELERWMKSCEQSNQGRDYQTKKQP; encoded by the coding sequence ATGAATCGTTTATTTTTTCTAATCTGCCTGCTGAGTTGCCTAATTACGGTAACCGCGGATGCTGCGTCACAAAAACCAAACGTGGTCTTAATCATGTGTGATGATCTCGGTTGGGGAGATACTGGCTTTAACGGGAATAAAATCATCCAAACACCGCATCTGGACAAGATGGCGAAAGCGGGGGTCATCTTGAAACGGTTTTATGCAGGCGCGCCGGTGTGTAGTCCAACGCGTGGCAGTTGTCTGACGGGCCGCAATCCCTTTCGGTATGGGATTGTGACAGCCAACAAGGGGCATATGAAAGCTCAGGAATTCACTCTGGCAGAATTATTAAAAGATCACGGTTATCGTACAGGGCATTTCGGGAAATGGCATCTGGGCACACTAACGAAAACGGTTCGCGAATCGAATCGGGGGGGACCAAAAAATATCAAAGACTTTTCGCCTCCCTGGCAGAACGGATTCGAAGTCTGTTTTTCCACCGAAGCGAAAGTTCCCACCTGGGATCCGATGCTTAAGCCAGCTGGGAAGGCTCCCGGAAAAGGCTGGGCAGCGATTGAAGAGGGCAAACCTACCAAACCCTATGGTACGCATTACTGGAATGCAGCAGGCGAGATCGTCAAAGATAACTTGCGCGGTGATGATTCGAAAATAATTATGGACCGTGCTTTACCGTTTATTGAAAGCAGTACGAAAGCGGACAAACCGTTTTTCTGCGTGATCTGGTTTCATACACCACATCTGCCTGTGGTTGCAGGACCCCGTTATCGAGACATGTATCAGAAGTATGATCTTTATCACAGTAACTATTATGGTTGTATCACTGCGATGGACGAGCAGATAGGACGCTTGCGGGCGCAATTAAAACAACTGAATTCTGCTGAAAATACAATGCTCTGGTTCTGCTCTGACAATGGTCCGGAAGGCAATGCTCGTGCCCCCGGTTCTGCGGGTCCGTTTCGTGGACGCAAGCGTGACTTGTTTGAGGGAGGCATTCGTGTGCCCGCGCTATTGGAATGGCCGGCCAAAATTCGCCCCGGTACTGAAACCCGTTTTCCAATGGTGACCAGTGATTATTTACCGACGATCCTGGCGGCTATGGAGCTGCCAGTTCAAGCGGATCGCCCCATTGATGGAATGAATCTCTGGCCTGTTTTTGCAAACAAGGTAAAACATCGCCAGCAGCCGATTGGCTTTCAATTCCAGAAAAACGCAGCCTGGGTGACCGATCGTTATAAGCTGCTTCGTAAGCAGCAAAGGTCGAAAACAGAGTATCAATTGTTTGACCTGCTTGCTGATCCAGCGGAGAGTAAAGATCTATCCAAAGAATATCCTGAACTCGTTGCACGGTATCAGACAGAATTAGAACGCTGGATGAAATCTTGTGAGCAAAGTAACCAGGGCCGTGATTATCAAACCAAAAAGCAGCCTTAA
- a CDS encoding sugar phosphate isomerase/epimerase family protein, producing MRNALPPYNRLPRRDFLKQVSLNVLAGTALVNGLSEQNTSKAGEQPKAKSGNGYQLGAFTKSFQDMPIPDVCRAFQSIGLDGLDLTVRPKGHILPENVEKELPEACSAAKAAGVKILFLTTMITEPDKNAERILATAQEQGIDRIKIGYYRYKQFGTLAQQLKATSKQISKVAKLAQKYNVLPCVHVHSNNFLPSHGTQLYQMIQDYSPQEVGAYVDMLHMVKEGSGDGWRQGLDLLAPWIALCAVKNFAWERGEGRDKKGHQKWEVKTVPVADGISPIPDYVDALRKLSYEGIFSLHSEFKGRHSWKQLSTEECLAQTAVDAKYFRSLW from the coding sequence ATGCGGAATGCTCTGCCCCCTTATAATCGGCTCCCTCGCCGTGATTTTTTGAAACAGGTCTCCCTGAATGTTTTAGCGGGTACTGCTCTAGTCAATGGCCTGTCTGAACAAAACACATCAAAGGCGGGCGAGCAGCCCAAAGCGAAATCGGGGAATGGGTACCAACTGGGGGCGTTTACAAAAAGCTTTCAGGATATGCCCATTCCCGACGTTTGCCGGGCATTCCAATCGATTGGTCTGGATGGTCTTGATCTGACCGTGCGTCCCAAGGGGCATATTTTACCGGAAAATGTAGAAAAAGAACTGCCAGAGGCATGTAGTGCGGCCAAAGCCGCGGGAGTCAAAATTCTCTTTCTGACCACCATGATTACTGAGCCTGATAAAAACGCAGAGCGGATTCTGGCAACCGCACAAGAGCAGGGGATTGATCGAATCAAAATCGGCTACTACCGTTACAAGCAGTTTGGCACGCTGGCTCAGCAGTTAAAAGCAACAAGCAAGCAAATTAGCAAGGTTGCAAAGCTGGCACAAAAATATAACGTGTTACCGTGCGTGCATGTGCACTCGAATAACTTTCTGCCTTCGCATGGAACGCAGTTGTATCAAATGATTCAAGACTATTCGCCTCAGGAGGTTGGCGCGTATGTCGATATGTTGCATATGGTCAAGGAAGGTAGCGGCGATGGCTGGCGTCAGGGACTCGATCTGTTAGCACCCTGGATTGCTCTCTGTGCCGTTAAGAATTTTGCCTGGGAACGAGGCGAGGGACGAGACAAAAAAGGGCATCAAAAATGGGAAGTCAAGACTGTGCCCGTGGCTGACGGGATTTCACCAATTCCGGATTATGTCGACGCCCTGCGGAAACTAAGTTATGAAGGAATCTTTTCACTCCATAGTGAGTTTAAAGGTCGACATAGTTGGAAACAGCTTTCAACAGAGGAGTGTCTGGCACAAACGGCCGTCGATGCGAAATATTTTCGTTCGCTGTGGTAA
- a CDS encoding THUMP domain-containing class I SAM-dependent RNA methyltransferase gives MSEPITLIATSAFGLEAVVSRELKQLGYEDQTVENGRVTFQGDLKAICRCNLWLRSADRVLLCLGEFTALDFDDLFEEVRELEWERWMPPSVQFPVRASTVRSKINSAKNSQKVVKKAIAERLKQHYIKDWFPEDGPLYSVSVSILKDKASVCIDTTGPSLHKRGYRTLTAGAQLKETLAAGLIQLSYWNRERPFIDPCCGSGTIPIEAALIGTNTAPGINRDFTSEGWQQLSTELWEAAREEAHDLVRNDIAFRLQGYDIDPAMIRMARYHAQQSGMDEYIHFQEQPLSELSTPRKYGCLITNPPYGERLGEKEDAEKIYREMKRVCEPLEMWSIYVLTSHPGFERIFGRKARRRKLYNGRIECTYYQFPGPPPPRKKTPWDQATSASKKSPDEKPVDTETVNEEE, from the coding sequence ATGTCCGAGCCAATAACTCTCATAGCCACTTCTGCTTTTGGCCTGGAAGCCGTGGTTTCGCGCGAATTAAAACAACTGGGATACGAAGATCAGACGGTCGAAAACGGACGCGTCACATTTCAAGGCGATCTGAAAGCCATCTGCCGCTGTAATCTCTGGCTCCGCAGTGCAGACCGAGTGTTACTCTGCCTGGGTGAATTCACGGCCCTTGATTTTGACGATCTGTTTGAGGAGGTCCGAGAACTCGAATGGGAACGCTGGATGCCTCCTTCTGTGCAGTTTCCCGTCAGAGCATCCACGGTTCGTTCGAAGATCAACAGCGCTAAAAACTCACAGAAGGTAGTCAAGAAAGCAATCGCCGAACGCTTGAAGCAGCATTACATTAAAGACTGGTTCCCGGAAGACGGCCCCCTGTATTCGGTCAGCGTTTCGATATTAAAAGATAAAGCATCGGTTTGTATCGACACCACAGGCCCCAGCCTGCACAAGCGCGGCTATCGCACGTTGACTGCGGGAGCACAACTGAAAGAAACGTTAGCCGCCGGGTTAATTCAATTAAGTTACTGGAATCGTGAACGTCCTTTTATTGACCCGTGTTGCGGTTCGGGAACCATTCCCATCGAAGCCGCCTTAATCGGAACCAATACCGCACCCGGTATCAATCGCGATTTTACCTCGGAAGGCTGGCAGCAACTTTCTACCGAACTATGGGAGGCCGCCCGCGAAGAAGCCCATGATCTGGTGCGTAATGACATCGCCTTTCGTTTGCAGGGCTACGACATCGATCCTGCCATGATTCGCATGGCCCGTTATCACGCACAACAATCAGGGATGGATGAGTACATACACTTTCAAGAACAACCGCTTTCTGAATTAAGCACGCCCCGCAAATATGGTTGCCTGATTACCAATCCTCCATATGGAGAACGCCTGGGTGAGAAAGAAGATGCCGAAAAAATTTATCGCGAAATGAAACGTGTGTGCGAACCGTTAGAAATGTGGTCCATTTATGTACTGACGTCTCATCCCGGTTTTGAACGCATCTTTGGTCGCAAAGCACGCCGCCGAAAATTGTATAATGGTCGCATTGAATGCACATACTACCAATTTCCTGGCCCACCGCCTCCACGCAAAAAAACTCCCTGGGACCAGGCTACCAGTGCCAGTAAAAAATCGCCGGATGAAAAACCAGTCGATACCGAAACGGTAAACGAAGAAGAATAA
- a CDS encoding arylsulfatase: protein MNSIKSLFCLALFLTLFTSRSLYAVEASRPNVILIMVDDMGFSDIGCYGGEIETPNIDALAAGGVRFSQFYNSGRCCPTRATLMTGLHPHQTGIGWMTNPPGKKRGDSKPPAYQGYLNRNCVTVAEVLKQANYATYMAGKWHLGYTVRDCWPLQRGYEKYFGCVSGATRFFHPIEPRGMTLGNENIKTPPSTTDRPFYTTDAFTDYAIRFLGEHQQENSQKEKPFFLYLAYTAPHWPLQAHEEDIDKYRGKYKIGWDKLRKQRFARQKKSGLISAGTKLSPRDKSVPAWDSLSAEKQKEMALKMAIYAAMVDRVDQNIGKLVNWLKDHRQYENTLILFLSDNGGCAEGGKLGRGEFLNIEKRNQETANSYGTAWANASNTPFRLYKHYAHEGGSATPFIMHWPQQIRPSQKWFREPAQLIDVMPTIVDVAGASYPKEHKGKSIHTLDGVSLKPAMKGKSLDRAAPLFIEHENNAFVRAGNWKLVGRGVSPASGLKPEKWELYDVQKDRTELNNLASSRPEKVNELSAQWQAWAKRVNVFPKQKKSVKKLRKNRKKEPKK from the coding sequence ATGAATTCTATAAAGTCGCTCTTCTGCTTAGCCTTATTTCTAACTCTATTTACCTCCCGCAGTCTGTATGCAGTTGAGGCATCACGTCCGAATGTCATCCTCATTATGGTCGATGACATGGGGTTCTCAGATATTGGTTGTTACGGCGGTGAAATTGAAACTCCGAATATCGATGCGCTGGCTGCCGGGGGCGTGCGGTTTTCTCAGTTTTATAACTCGGGTCGCTGTTGTCCCACTCGCGCCACCTTGATGACGGGCTTACACCCTCATCAGACAGGCATTGGCTGGATGACCAATCCGCCTGGAAAGAAAAGAGGCGACTCAAAACCGCCCGCTTATCAGGGGTATTTGAACCGCAATTGCGTCACAGTTGCTGAAGTATTGAAGCAGGCGAATTACGCAACTTATATGGCGGGGAAATGGCATCTTGGTTACACCGTACGTGACTGCTGGCCGCTGCAACGTGGCTATGAAAAATATTTCGGTTGTGTCTCGGGCGCCACGCGGTTCTTTCACCCCATTGAACCACGGGGAATGACGTTGGGTAATGAAAATATCAAAACACCACCCAGCACAACCGATCGCCCGTTTTATACTACTGATGCCTTCACCGATTATGCCATTCGCTTTCTGGGAGAACATCAACAGGAGAACTCACAAAAAGAGAAACCGTTTTTCCTATATCTGGCTTATACCGCTCCACATTGGCCACTTCAGGCCCATGAAGAAGACATCGATAAGTACCGTGGGAAATATAAGATCGGCTGGGACAAGTTACGTAAGCAACGTTTCGCACGACAAAAGAAATCGGGTCTGATTTCTGCAGGCACCAAACTCTCTCCGCGTGACAAATCTGTTCCCGCCTGGGATTCGTTAAGTGCGGAAAAGCAAAAAGAGATGGCGCTCAAGATGGCCATCTATGCCGCGATGGTTGATCGCGTTGATCAGAATATCGGTAAGCTCGTCAATTGGCTCAAAGACCATCGGCAATATGAAAACACGTTGATCCTGTTTCTGTCCGACAATGGGGGTTGTGCAGAGGGGGGTAAGTTGGGACGCGGAGAATTTCTCAACATCGAAAAACGAAATCAAGAGACAGCGAACAGCTACGGTACTGCCTGGGCCAATGCGTCGAATACTCCGTTTCGCCTGTATAAGCATTATGCCCACGAAGGCGGAAGCGCGACTCCCTTCATCATGCACTGGCCACAGCAGATCAGACCAAGTCAAAAGTGGTTCCGTGAACCAGCGCAATTAATCGATGTCATGCCCACCATCGTCGATGTTGCCGGTGCATCGTATCCGAAAGAGCATAAAGGCAAATCGATTCATACACTGGATGGTGTTTCTTTAAAACCCGCTATGAAAGGCAAAAGCTTAGACCGCGCTGCTCCGCTTTTCATCGAACATGAAAACAACGCGTTTGTGAGAGCCGGGAACTGGAAACTGGTCGGTCGCGGCGTTTCTCCTGCCAGCGGTCTGAAGCCTGAGAAGTGGGAACTGTATGACGTACAAAAAGACCGTACGGAATTGAATAACCTCGCGAGCAGTCGTCCCGAAAAAGTGAACGAACTATCGGCCCAATGGCAAGCCTGGGCGAAGCGGGTGAATGTATTTCCGAAGCAAAAAAAGTCTGTGAAGAAATTGAGGAAGAATCGGAAGAAAGAGCCTAAAAAGTAA